In Drosophila simulans strain w501 chromosome X, Prin_Dsim_3.1, whole genome shotgun sequence, one DNA window encodes the following:
- the LOC6726391 gene encoding sulfite oxidase, mitochondrial, with protein MRLLRPSWAGLLRGWHHQHQQHHRRLLLTTSRGSNGDREEQQHSQWSSPGSRSEQLLYAAFWAGGLTLGYHWLTDKKNHVLLEGQKLASEEELEATARLWHVTNRKELPTYRADEVEQHNCAEKRIWVTYGLGVYDVTDFAENHPGGDKILMAAGSAIDPFWAIYQQHNTLEVLELLEGFRIGNLEGLVVTNVDDELGSPWSQEPQRHALLKPASKRPFNAEPPIGLLAEQFYTPNELFYVRNHLPVPVINPEDYELEIEGGAKDKTLTLEGIKALPKHSVTAAIMCGGNRRSEMTKVKAVKGLSWGAGAVGNAKWSGARLCDVLREQGVQPDETKHVIFEGADLDPTSHPYGASIPLAKALDPRGDVILAYEMNDEPLSRDHGFPIRVIVPGTVGARNVKWLTRIVVADKESDSHWQQNDYKGFSPSTDWDTVDFSKSDAIQAMPVTSAICTPQPGARVKVDDDEGHITVRGYAWSGGGRKIVRVDLTNDEGVSWHVAELEQEEMPDGRHYGWSLWTARLPVSEAQRKAGDVEIWAKAVDSAYNVQPEKFEHIWNLRGVLANAYHKVKVKII; from the exons ATGCGCTTGCTCAGGCCCAGCTGGGCGGGGTTGCTGCGCGGATGGCACcaccagcatcagcagcatcaccgGCGTCTTCTGCTGACCACCAGTCGCGGTAGCAATGGAGACagggaggagcagcagcacagcCAATGGAGTTCTCCGGGCAGCAGGTCGGAGCAACTGCTCTATGCTGCCTTTTGGGCAGGTGGCCTGACCCTGGGCTACCACTGGCTGACCGACAAGAAAAACCATGTGCTGCTCGAGGGGCAGAAGTTGGCCAGCGAGGAGGAACTGGAGGCAACGGCCCGACTGTGGCACGTGACCAACAGAAAGGAGTTGCCCACCTACAGGGCAGACGAAGTGGAGCAGCACAACTGTGCCGAGAAACGCATTTGGGTCACCTACGGCCTGGGCGTATACGATGTCACGGACTTTGCCGAGAATCATCCCGGTGGTGATAAGATTCTGATGGCCGCCGGCAGTGCCATCGATCCCTTTTGGGCCATCTACCAGCAGCACAATACGCTGGAGGTTCTGGAGCTCCTAGAGGGCTTTCGCATTGGCAATCTGGAGGGACTGGTGGTGACCAACGTGGACGATGAGCTGGGCTCACCCTGGTCACAGGAGCCGCAGCGCCACGCCCTGCTCAAGCCAGCCTCCAAGAGACCCTTCAACGCTGAGCCACCCATCGGACTGCTGGCCGAGCAGTTTTACACGCCCAACGAGCTATTCTATGTGCGCAACCACCTGCCAGTGCCAGTGATAAATCCGGAGGATTACGAGCTGGAGATCGAAGGTGGCGCCAAGGACAAGACCCTCACTCTGGAGGGGATCAAGGCCCTGCCCAAGCACTCGGTCACGGCGGCCATCATGTGCGGTGGCAATCGACGCTCCGAGATGACCAAAGTCAAGGCCGTAAAGG GTCTTTCGTGGGGAGCTGGTGCAGTGGGCAATGCCAAGTGGTCAGGAGCTCGACTGTGCGACGTTCTGAGGGAGCAGGGCGTGCAGCCGGATGAGACCAAGCACGTGATCTTCGAGGGTGCCGACCTGGATCCCACTTCCCACCCGTATGGAGCATCGATACCACTCGCCAAGGCGCTGGATCCCAGGGGAGATGTCATCCTGGCCTACGAGATGAACGATGAGCCGCTGAGCAGAGACCATGGCTTCCCCATCCGCGTAATTGTTCCCGGCACAGTGGGCGCCCGCAACGTGAAGTGGCTAACGCGAATCGTGGTGGCGGACAAGGAATCGGACTCGCACTGGCAGCAGAACGACTACAAGGGCTTTAGCCCTAGCACCGACTGGGACACGGTAGACTTCAGCAAGTCGGATGCCATCCAGGCCATGCCGGTGACCTCGGCCATCTGTACCCCACAGCCAGGGGCCAGGGTGAAAGTGGACGATGACGAGGGTCACATCACGGTTAGGGGATACGCGTggagcggcggcggcaggaAAATCGTGAGGGTGGACCTAACCAACGATGAGGGTGTAAGCTGGCACGTGGCCGAACtggagcaggaggagatgCCCGATGGCAGGCACTACGGCTGGTCCCTGTGGACCGCTCGTCTACCCGTTTCCGAGGCCCAAAGGAAAGCCGGTGACGTGGAGATCTGGGCCAAGGCCGTTGACTCGGCGTACAATGTGCAGCCGGAGAAATTCGAGCACATCTGGAATCTGCGTGGCGTCTTGGCCAACGCGTATCACAAAGTCAAAGTGAAGATTATCTGA